In the Leptospira sp. WS4.C2 genome, one interval contains:
- the rpsT gene encoding 30S ribosomal protein S20 — MANLKSSKKDIRRTARRKARNGEDRTELRTYARLLIKAIKSGDKTEALTVFSKLASKLDRAAKTKLIHKKNADRKKSRMALRINSIETKAA; from the coding sequence TTGGCTAATTTAAAATCATCTAAAAAAGACATTCGCAGAACTGCTCGTAGAAAAGCACGAAATGGTGAGGATCGCACTGAATTGCGTACTTATGCTCGCCTTCTCATCAAAGCAATTAAATCCGGAGACAAAACGGAAGCTCTTACTGTATTCTCAAAACTTGCATCAAAGTTAGACAGAGCAGCAAAAACAAAACTGATTCATAAGAAAAATGCGGATCGTAAAAAATCACGTATGGCACTTCGTATCAACTCCATCGAGACAAAAGCCGCCTAA
- the glmM gene encoding phosphoglucosamine mutase, whose amino-acid sequence MRFTKEYDLSSLMISISGVRGKIGQGFGLDEALAFSKSFASMMNGGTAVIGRDSRPSGPYLESLLTSALLASGNSVLTLGLVPTPTTKAVVNLSKANGGIMISASHNPMDWNAFKFISKKGFFFSAEENKKLLSIIQNGSYPKEQISPQGYIDSGEDYIDLHLSSVLKRVNVAKIKKKKFTVFVDAVGGAGSYVVPRFLQMLGCKVVAHNCNPNGTFPRPPEPTAAALKSVEPYFKKSKAEIGFALDPDADRLVLFSPKRGAVSEEYTLPLALTNALSSAKKKAKVVVNLSTSFLNEEVGSRFGAEVIRSKVGEANVVEEMIKTKAVFGGEGNGGVIDPNIPSFGRDTLSGIAHILNLMAETGKSVDVLLDELPKLFMDKQSFPLAKGMSLENLYEKFQSAFSPKVISEKDGLWMYISDSWIHIRPSNTEPIFRVITETKSKSDLEATLKRVKQCVES is encoded by the coding sequence ATGCGATTTACGAAAGAGTATGATCTGTCCTCCCTGATGATTTCTATTTCCGGTGTTCGGGGTAAAATTGGACAAGGGTTTGGGTTAGACGAAGCATTGGCATTCTCAAAATCATTTGCTTCTATGATGAATGGAGGAACGGCCGTAATTGGTCGAGACTCAAGACCAAGTGGCCCGTATTTAGAATCCCTCCTCACCTCTGCATTGTTAGCTTCTGGAAATTCTGTTTTAACACTCGGCCTTGTTCCCACACCCACGACTAAAGCAGTTGTGAACCTTTCTAAAGCCAATGGTGGAATTATGATCTCCGCCTCTCACAATCCTATGGATTGGAATGCATTTAAATTCATTTCCAAAAAAGGATTTTTTTTCTCTGCAGAAGAAAACAAAAAACTTCTTTCCATCATTCAAAACGGATCGTATCCGAAAGAACAAATTTCCCCCCAAGGGTATATTGATTCTGGGGAAGATTATATTGATCTTCATTTGTCCTCTGTTTTGAAACGGGTGAATGTCGCTAAAATCAAAAAGAAAAAATTTACGGTTTTTGTAGATGCCGTGGGTGGAGCCGGTTCTTATGTGGTTCCTCGGTTTTTACAGATGTTAGGTTGCAAAGTTGTAGCTCATAACTGCAATCCAAATGGAACTTTTCCAAGACCTCCCGAACCAACCGCCGCTGCTTTAAAATCAGTAGAACCATACTTTAAAAAATCCAAAGCAGAAATTGGTTTTGCATTAGATCCTGATGCGGATAGACTTGTTTTGTTTTCGCCCAAACGAGGTGCCGTTTCCGAAGAATATACACTGCCTTTAGCGCTAACGAACGCATTGTCCTCTGCAAAGAAAAAAGCAAAGGTAGTTGTAAATCTCTCAACATCTTTTTTAAACGAAGAAGTTGGTTCAAGGTTTGGTGCGGAAGTCATTCGCAGCAAAGTGGGTGAGGCCAATGTGGTAGAAGAGATGATCAAAACCAAGGCAGTGTTTGGTGGGGAAGGGAATGGTGGTGTGATTGATCCAAACATTCCTTCTTTTGGTCGTGACACTTTGTCCGGTATTGCTCATATTCTAAACTTAATGGCAGAAACGGGAAAATCAGTAGATGTTCTTTTGGATGAACTCCCCAAACTTTTTATGGACAAACAATCTTTTCCTTTGGCAAAGGGAATGTCTTTAGAAAATCTTTATGAAAAATTCCAGTCAGCATTTTCTCCGAAAGTCATTTCAGAGAAAGACGGACTTTGGATGTATATATCCGATTCTTGGATCCATATACGCCCTTCAAATACAGAACCAATCTTTCGTGTTATTACTGAAACTAAATCCAAATCCGATTTGGAAGCTACCTTAAAGAGGGTAAAACAATGTGTGGAATCGTAG
- the glmS gene encoding glutamine--fructose-6-phosphate transaminase (isomerizing) encodes MCGIVGYLGKREALPLIIKGLKRLEYRGYDSAGVALLNGGLEIVKKKGKVADLEKEIGDRTLVATLGIGHTRWATHGEPNDRNAHPHTSSDGKLAIIHNGIIENYGSIKKELEGNGHIFKSDTDSEVLIHLIEEIKKQNNCSIEEAVRLALNEVVGAYAIVILSKDNERTMIAARKGSPLVIGIGEDEYFVASDATPIIEYTNNVTYLNDQEMAIIKDGSLVVKNLQNVTKTPFIQKLELDLEDIEKGGYPHFMLKEIFEQPKSVRDAMRGRLVSREHHLFLSGIDQYLNRFLNADRLILVGCGTSWHAGLIGEYLFEDLARIPTEVEYASEFRYRNPIVTERDVIIAVSQSGETADTLAAIELAKSKGALIFGVCNVVGSSIARASHAGAYLHAGPEIGVASTKAFTSQVTILTMMALYLGLKKGSISLSDYQTLLQELDSIPDKVAKILTKDDDIRTIAESFYRASNFLYLGRGFNFPVALEGALKLKEISYIHAEGYPAAEMKHGPIALIDEDMPVVFIATRDGSYEKVISNIQEVKARKGKVIAIVTEGDTDIKSMADFTFEIPKTADALVPLLAVIPLQLLSYHIAILRGCNVDQPRNLAKSVTVE; translated from the coding sequence ATGTGTGGAATCGTAGGTTATTTAGGAAAAAGAGAGGCATTACCTCTCATCATTAAAGGTCTAAAACGTCTTGAATATCGTGGTTATGACAGTGCCGGTGTTGCTTTGTTAAATGGTGGTCTTGAGATTGTAAAAAAGAAAGGGAAAGTTGCTGATTTAGAAAAAGAAATTGGTGACCGTACATTGGTGGCTACTCTAGGAATTGGACACACACGTTGGGCCACTCATGGAGAACCTAATGACCGCAACGCCCATCCACATACAAGTTCGGATGGAAAATTGGCAATCATTCATAATGGAATTATTGAAAACTATGGTTCTATTAAAAAAGAATTAGAGGGAAATGGTCATATCTTCAAATCGGATACCGATTCAGAAGTTCTCATTCATCTAATCGAAGAGATTAAAAAACAAAACAATTGTTCCATTGAAGAAGCAGTGCGTCTCGCTTTAAATGAAGTGGTTGGTGCTTATGCCATAGTCATCCTTTCCAAAGATAATGAACGGACAATGATTGCTGCAAGAAAAGGTTCTCCTCTTGTTATCGGTATTGGTGAAGATGAATACTTTGTTGCTTCTGATGCAACACCTATCATCGAATATACGAACAACGTAACTTATCTCAATGACCAAGAGATGGCTATCATCAAAGACGGAAGTCTGGTGGTCAAAAATTTGCAAAACGTTACTAAAACTCCATTCATTCAAAAATTAGAATTGGATTTGGAAGATATCGAAAAGGGTGGGTATCCACACTTTATGTTAAAAGAAATTTTTGAACAACCAAAGTCGGTACGTGATGCAATGCGTGGACGTTTGGTTTCGAGAGAACATCATCTTTTCTTAAGTGGGATTGACCAATACCTCAATCGGTTTTTAAATGCTGATCGTTTGATCCTTGTTGGTTGTGGAACTTCTTGGCATGCAGGTCTCATTGGTGAATATTTGTTTGAGGATCTTGCGAGAATTCCTACAGAAGTAGAATACGCATCAGAGTTTCGTTATCGCAATCCCATTGTCACAGAAAGAGATGTGATCATTGCGGTGTCGCAATCAGGGGAGACTGCAGACACACTTGCTGCCATTGAACTCGCAAAGTCAAAAGGTGCATTAATTTTTGGTGTTTGTAATGTTGTGGGTTCATCAATTGCACGTGCTTCTCATGCTGGTGCTTACCTCCATGCAGGTCCCGAGATTGGTGTGGCATCAACAAAAGCTTTCACATCCCAAGTAACGATCCTTACCATGATGGCTTTGTATTTGGGTTTAAAAAAAGGTTCTATCTCATTATCGGATTATCAAACATTACTTCAGGAATTGGATTCAATTCCTGATAAGGTAGCAAAAATTTTAACCAAAGACGATGACATTCGTACGATCGCTGAAAGCTTTTATCGTGCGTCTAACTTCCTTTATTTGGGACGTGGATTCAATTTTCCTGTGGCATTAGAAGGAGCTTTGAAATTAAAAGAAATTTCTTATATCCATGCAGAAGGTTATCCAGCAGCGGAAATGAAACATGGACCGATTGCACTTATCGATGAAGATATGCCTGTAGTGTTTATTGCAACGAGAGATGGTTCTTATGAAAAAGTCATTTCTAATATCCAAGAGGTAAAGGCTAGAAAAGGAAAGGTGATTGCTATCGTGACAGAAGGGGATACAGATATAAAGTCAATGGCTGATTTTACATTTGAAATTCCAAAAACGGCGGATGCTCTCGTTCCACTACTTGCAGTGATTCCTCTACAACTTTTATCCTACCATATAGCAATCCTTAGGGGATGTAATGTGGATCAACCTAGGAATTTAGCGAAATCTGTAACCGTGGAGTAA
- a CDS encoding GlmU family protein, protein MNLLLDDSKRNPSLQPLSRFHSFFEWNLGGVTLLEKLERKYPGAKIFYKGPNKEFETLIFNRYPHVLPASLETYDSIYSSDSYLPWELLGTVTSIIEDTLTIDKDWKRFRQKYKAKQSGFHIVGKEKHLYIHPQATVYPGVVFDTTDGPILIEDGVKISSFSFLEGPLFVGKNTQIDNARITGGCLIGNQCRIGGEVENSILLDYTNKHHEGFLGHSFVSTWVNLGALSTTSDLKNNYGIVKLKIGDSIINTGTIKFGSLIGPFTKLAIGVMSNTGTVFDIASNIVESRIQGYVPAFTWIRPGGRYRLEEFLFDTKKIMARRGMNLFEFEEEYLRKLYGSLTE, encoded by the coding sequence GTGAACCTCTTACTTGACGATTCTAAGAGAAATCCGTCTCTCCAACCCTTATCCAGATTTCATTCTTTTTTCGAATGGAATTTGGGTGGTGTTACCTTACTTGAAAAACTAGAACGTAAATACCCAGGGGCAAAGATTTTTTATAAAGGCCCAAACAAAGAATTTGAAACTCTGATTTTCAACAGGTATCCACATGTATTACCTGCAAGTCTTGAAACATACGATTCCATTTATAGTTCTGATTCTTATCTACCTTGGGAGCTATTAGGAACAGTCACTTCTATCATTGAAGACACTCTCACGATAGATAAAGATTGGAAACGTTTTCGCCAAAAGTACAAAGCAAAACAATCGGGATTTCATATTGTAGGAAAAGAGAAACATCTCTACATCCATCCTCAGGCTACTGTGTATCCAGGTGTTGTTTTTGATACAACGGACGGCCCAATTCTCATTGAAGATGGAGTCAAAATTTCTTCCTTTAGTTTTTTAGAAGGCCCTCTTTTTGTCGGAAAAAATACTCAAATCGACAATGCTCGAATTACGGGAGGTTGTCTCATTGGTAATCAGTGCCGGATTGGGGGCGAAGTAGAAAATTCAATTCTTCTAGATTATACCAACAAACACCATGAAGGTTTTCTTGGACATAGTTTCGTATCCACTTGGGTGAACTTAGGTGCTTTATCCACTACTAGCGATTTAAAAAACAATTATGGAATCGTAAAACTAAAGATAGGTGATTCTATAATCAATACAGGAACTATTAAGTTTGGGTCTCTCATTGGCCCGTTTACAAAACTTGCCATAGGTGTGATGTCCAATACAGGCACGGTTTTTGACATTGCGAGTAATATTGTCGAATCCAGAATCCAAGGTTATGTACCTGCTTTTACTTGGATTCGACCAGGGGGACGATACCGGTTAGAAGAGTTTCTTTTTGATACAAAAAAAATCATGGCTCGTCGAGGGATGAATCTCTTTGAATTTGAGGAAGAGTATTTAAGAAAATTATACGGAAGTCTTACGGAGTAA
- a CDS encoding alpha/beta fold hydrolase has translation MTPSLLEHINSGKTVEIEGLRFFYLDEGKGEEIIFLLPGFLTTSYNYRKLVNLLSTHYRVIALDFLGTGFSTRPDGPLSHRLQAHYLAPFLEKVVGDKKVHVVAFDYALPILCFTFKEHAVQYKSLSILGGFMNLPKFHFYYPLHFLRLPLIGEVFSFLFRPPLLRLFYKLFLVKKTHHLTYEWEKTMYHLLFEGKTRKNTLEFVRNVDRSTHALREIEEGAKNFVGLRQIYLGDEDFRISPNQTEYMKETLRTSSLVILPSKHLPMEECPEVVYEKLHYFVDSFSHKKTKTFHFNKQNKD, from the coding sequence ATGACACCCAGTTTGTTAGAACATATCAATTCTGGTAAAACAGTAGAAATTGAGGGCTTACGTTTTTTCTATTTGGATGAAGGAAAAGGCGAAGAGATCATTTTTCTTCTCCCAGGTTTTTTGACAACATCGTATAACTATCGTAAATTGGTAAATTTATTATCCACTCACTATCGAGTGATCGCGCTAGATTTTTTAGGAACTGGGTTTAGCACAAGGCCCGATGGTCCCCTATCTCATAGGCTCCAAGCACATTACTTGGCTCCCTTTTTAGAGAAGGTGGTGGGTGACAAAAAAGTTCACGTGGTGGCTTTTGATTATGCACTTCCGATTCTTTGTTTTACTTTTAAAGAACATGCCGTTCAATATAAATCCTTATCCATTTTGGGTGGATTTATGAATTTGCCCAAATTTCATTTTTATTACCCCTTACATTTTCTACGTTTACCACTCATTGGAGAAGTGTTTTCTTTTTTGTTTCGTCCACCACTACTTCGTTTGTTTTATAAATTGTTTTTAGTTAAAAAAACTCATCACTTAACTTATGAATGGGAAAAGACCATGTATCATTTGTTATTCGAAGGTAAGACTCGCAAAAATACATTAGAGTTTGTTCGTAATGTGGACAGATCCACACATGCACTTCGTGAAATTGAAGAAGGCGCCAAAAACTTTGTAGGCCTTCGTCAAATTTATTTAGGGGATGAAGATTTTCGTATTTCTCCGAACCAAACAGAGTACATGAAGGAAACACTTCGAACTAGTAGTCTTGTGATCCTTCCTTCCAAACACCTTCCTATGGAAGAATGTCCAGAAGTTGTTTATGAAAAACTCCACTACTTTGTAGATTCCTTCTCACATAAAAAAACAAAAACCTTTCATTTTAACAAACAGAATAAGGATTAA
- a CDS encoding carboxyl transferase domain-containing protein has product MERIISKANPQTSEFVANRTAYLETIVPIRKTIEQVKLGGGKKSLEKHKSRGKLTARERIAELIDAGTEFMEICGLAGEGVYPDPVPSAGIITGIGKVEGVDCMIVANDATVKGGTYYPLTVKKHVRAQEIAENNTLPCIYLVDSGGAFLPMQDEVFPDKDHFGRIFFNQARMSAKGISQIAVVMGSCTAGGAYIPAMSDESVIVKGNGTIFLGGPPLVKAATGEIVTGEELGGADVHCRVSGVTDHYAEDDFHALEITRSIIKNINAKLETLPKETEEPLYPAEEIYGIIERDSRKSYDPREIIARIVDGSRFHEFKRLYATTIVTGFAEVYGYPVGIIANHGVLFSESALKASHFIELCDQRRIPLLFLQNITGFMVGKKYENNGIARDGAKMVNAVSTTTVPKLTIVTGGSYGAGNYGMCGRAFAPEFLWMWPNARISVMGGEQAANVLWTVKKDQKEAAGEAVSSEEEAVFKKPILEDYEKKSSAVYSSARLWDDGIIDPADTRKVLGRALSILSRRKEERKPFGVFRM; this is encoded by the coding sequence ATGGAAAGAATCATTTCTAAGGCAAACCCGCAAACGTCCGAATTTGTTGCCAACCGAACGGCCTATTTAGAAACCATAGTTCCCATACGTAAAACCATCGAGCAAGTGAAGTTAGGTGGTGGGAAAAAGTCTCTCGAAAAACATAAATCTCGAGGAAAACTTACGGCAAGAGAACGGATCGCCGAACTCATCGACGCGGGAACTGAATTTATGGAGATTTGTGGTCTTGCCGGAGAGGGTGTTTACCCTGATCCCGTTCCCTCTGCAGGAATCATCACAGGCATTGGAAAGGTGGAAGGGGTGGACTGTATGATTGTTGCCAATGATGCCACAGTCAAAGGGGGAACTTACTATCCACTCACGGTAAAAAAACATGTTCGTGCCCAGGAAATTGCGGAAAACAATACCCTTCCTTGTATCTATTTGGTCGATTCCGGTGGGGCTTTTTTACCCATGCAAGATGAAGTGTTTCCCGACAAAGATCACTTTGGACGTATTTTTTTCAACCAAGCAAGAATGAGTGCCAAAGGAATTTCTCAGATAGCGGTCGTTATGGGGTCGTGCACCGCAGGTGGTGCTTACATTCCTGCCATGTCTGATGAATCTGTGATTGTCAAAGGAAATGGAACTATCTTTTTAGGTGGGCCCCCACTTGTAAAAGCAGCAACGGGAGAAATCGTCACTGGTGAAGAGTTAGGTGGTGCAGATGTCCATTGTCGAGTTTCTGGTGTAACTGACCACTATGCAGAAGATGATTTTCATGCCTTAGAGATCACTCGTTCTATCATTAAAAATATAAATGCAAAATTAGAAACCCTCCCCAAAGAAACAGAAGAACCTTTGTATCCCGCTGAAGAAATTTATGGAATTATAGAAAGGGACTCACGTAAGTCTTATGATCCAAGAGAGATCATTGCAAGGATTGTGGATGGGTCACGATTTCATGAATTCAAACGACTCTATGCCACAACGATTGTGACTGGATTTGCCGAAGTGTATGGATATCCGGTAGGAATCATTGCCAATCATGGAGTTTTATTTTCCGAGTCTGCACTCAAGGCCTCTCATTTTATTGAACTTTGTGACCAAAGAAGAATTCCATTATTGTTTCTTCAAAACATCACAGGGTTTATGGTGGGGAAAAAATATGAAAACAATGGGATTGCTCGGGATGGGGCCAAGATGGTAAATGCGGTTTCGACAACCACAGTTCCAAAGCTAACGATTGTTACCGGTGGTTCTTATGGGGCAGGAAATTATGGAATGTGTGGTCGTGCCTTTGCTCCTGAATTTTTATGGATGTGGCCCAATGCGCGAATTTCTGTAATGGGTGGAGAACAAGCCGCGAACGTTCTTTGGACTGTCAAAAAAGACCAAAAAGAAGCCGCGGGAGAAGCAGTTTCATCAGAGGAAGAAGCCGTCTTTAAAAAACCAATTTTAGAAGATTATGAAAAAAAATCTTCGGCCGTGTATAGTTCGGCTCGGCTTTGGGATGATGGGATCATTGATCCTGCCGATACTAGGAAAGTTTTAGGAAGAGCCTTATCTATCCTCAGTAGAAGAAAGGAAGAAAGAAAACCATTTGGTGTCTTTCGAATGTAA
- a CDS encoding STAS domain-containing protein, translating into MIILEKSSNQVAIISIEGEVDLYNAKELKDILDDKMRKHQYEIVVNLEKVPFMDSSGIGTLVTAMYKLKKYHGNLKVCSVHGSVAKVFKITGMESHLEVFDTEENAVISLVNERGSGE; encoded by the coding sequence ATGATCATCCTCGAGAAGTCATCCAATCAAGTTGCCATCATATCCATTGAAGGTGAGGTTGATTTGTACAATGCAAAAGAATTGAAAGACATTCTGGATGATAAAATGCGCAAACACCAATACGAAATTGTTGTGAACCTAGAAAAGGTTCCCTTTATGGACAGTTCTGGAATTGGGACTTTGGTGACAGCTATGTACAAACTAAAAAAATACCATGGGAATTTAAAGGTATGTAGTGTTCACGGATCTGTTGCTAAAGTATTCAAAATTACTGGAATGGAGAGCCATTTAGAAGTGTTTGATACAGAAGAAAATGCTGTTATCTCGTTAGTGAATGAAAGGGGATCCGGCGAATAA
- a CDS encoding DJ-1 family glyoxalase III gives MATRVFIPLCTGFEEMEAIILIDVLRRGNVEVVSGGKTKDPILASRKTVHIADTVFSEINPTEFDAILLPGGLEGTKQLMVDPEISKILNSFQSEKKLIGAICAAPSVLRNLNIISGNDPYTAFPSAEDLAKGKGGKYTGQRIESHNHIHTSVGPGSAFEFALYLLEIFEGKEVMEKVKAGLQLP, from the coding sequence ATGGCAACACGAGTTTTTATTCCACTCTGCACCGGCTTCGAAGAAATGGAAGCCATCATTTTAATCGATGTTCTGAGAAGAGGAAACGTAGAAGTGGTATCCGGTGGAAAAACCAAAGATCCCATCCTTGCTTCCAGAAAGACCGTCCACATAGCAGATACAGTTTTTTCTGAAATCAATCCGACAGAGTTTGATGCCATCCTACTTCCCGGTGGCCTGGAAGGGACCAAACAACTCATGGTCGATCCAGAAATTAGTAAGATTCTAAATTCTTTTCAATCTGAGAAAAAACTGATCGGAGCCATTTGTGCTGCTCCGAGTGTGCTTCGTAACCTAAACATCATTTCCGGGAATGATCCCTACACCGCTTTTCCTTCGGCTGAAGATTTAGCAAAAGGAAAAGGAGGAAAGTATACAGGCCAAAGAATAGAATCGCATAACCATATCCATACGAGCGTGGGCCCCGGTTCTGCTTTTGAATTTGCTTTGTATCTTTTGGAAATTTTTGAGGGCAAAGAGGTAATGGAAAAAGTAAAGGCCGGTCTACAACTTCCATAA
- a CDS encoding trypsin-like peptidase domain-containing protein — protein sequence MIDKKTNPLRYLAIAFSFLLLGTFLSPILTCGNSSENPLQLKADGSDKLSPAQTQAVALEDAFQEVFDKVSPSVVSIATERTVNVQQHPFSGDPYFDHFFGRPGGGSGRVMKQKQTGLGSGIVLNEDGYIMTNHHVIKDMDKLTVKFKSQKTFEAKVIGSDETMDIALLKIDAPKGTLRPIVLADSNKVKVGNWAIAIGAPLGFEHSFTVGVVSAVQRGGIDASGLSYIQTDAAINQGNSGGPLLNIRGEVIGINRMIASQSGGSVGIGFTIPINEARRVAEEIKTNGKVIRPWIGVGLDAINEEDIEQLKLKDNKGAIVRQIMRGSPADKAGLKLFDVIVEIGGKEIQTPEELIGFVRSSKIGKRIEIKIIRNKNEILTSITPEQKPN from the coding sequence ATGATTGATAAAAAAACGAATCCTTTACGTTACTTAGCGATTGCTTTTAGTTTTTTACTTTTGGGAACATTTTTGTCTCCCATTCTAACTTGCGGAAATTCTTCCGAAAACCCTCTGCAACTCAAAGCAGATGGCAGCGATAAATTGTCCCCGGCCCAAACACAAGCTGTGGCTTTGGAAGATGCCTTCCAAGAAGTATTTGATAAAGTGTCCCCGAGTGTGGTATCCATTGCCACGGAACGGACAGTGAACGTCCAACAACATCCATTTTCTGGTGATCCCTATTTTGATCATTTTTTCGGACGTCCTGGTGGTGGATCAGGTCGTGTGATGAAACAAAAACAAACAGGACTTGGTTCAGGAATTGTTTTGAATGAAGACGGCTATATCATGACCAACCACCATGTGATCAAAGATATGGACAAACTCACAGTAAAGTTTAAAAGCCAAAAAACTTTTGAAGCCAAAGTGATTGGTTCTGATGAAACCATGGACATCGCCTTACTCAAGATAGATGCTCCTAAGGGAACACTTCGTCCGATTGTTCTTGCTGATTCCAATAAAGTAAAAGTGGGGAACTGGGCCATTGCCATTGGAGCTCCTCTTGGATTCGAACATTCCTTTACTGTGGGTGTTGTTTCTGCAGTACAACGTGGTGGGATCGATGCTTCTGGGCTTTCTTATATCCAAACAGACGCGGCCATCAACCAGGGAAATAGTGGTGGGCCACTTCTTAACATTCGCGGGGAAGTGATTGGAATCAACCGTATGATTGCCTCTCAGTCTGGTGGTTCTGTGGGGATTGGATTTACGATCCCTATCAACGAAGCTCGCCGAGTCGCTGAAGAAATCAAAACAAACGGGAAAGTCATCCGGCCTTGGATTGGTGTGGGTCTTGATGCGATCAATGAAGAAGACATCGAACAACTCAAACTAAAAGACAACAAAGGTGCCATTGTTCGCCAAATCATGCGTGGGTCTCCGGCTGACAAAGCGGGTTTGAAATTGTTTGATGTGATTGTGGAAATCGGTGGAAAAGAAATCCAAACACCGGAAGAACTCATTGGATTTGTGAGATCTTCCAAAATCGGAAAACGAATCGAGATAAAAATCATTCGAAATAAAAATGAAATCTTGACTTCCATCACTCCAGAGCAGAAACCCAATTGA
- the ruvB gene encoding Holliday junction branch migration DNA helicase RuvB — MSLREDWIQPAEDEPSLRPTKLSEFIGQKEVLANLSVYVEAARKRKSPLDHVLISGPPGLGKTTLANIIANELAVAFTPTSAPAISKGADLVRFLTLLKTNEVLFIDEIHGFIKKQEELLYPAMENFFVDLVVGEGVTANALQIQLQPFTLVGATTRSGLVSEPLKSRFGIHLKLDFYTDGEMQIIVDRSAKLLGVSLGDGVAFEIGKRSRKTPRIANHLLKRVRDFAEVRNETSVSLDTCRFAFDRMGVDHLGLDVVDRQILDILINRYGGGPVGIKPIAVVLGEEERTIEDTYEPFLVRVGLVDRTPQGRVATKKAYEHLGLVYTGNTGENRENGPTLF, encoded by the coding sequence GTGAGTTTAAGAGAAGATTGGATCCAGCCGGCCGAAGATGAACCAAGTCTTCGTCCTACCAAATTATCCGAATTTATCGGGCAAAAAGAGGTTTTGGCCAATCTCTCGGTATATGTGGAGGCGGCTCGCAAACGTAAGAGCCCCCTCGACCATGTTTTAATTTCAGGTCCACCGGGCCTTGGTAAAACCACGCTTGCCAATATCATCGCCAATGAGTTGGCAGTTGCCTTCACTCCTACTTCTGCCCCTGCTATTTCCAAAGGGGCAGACCTTGTTCGGTTCCTCACCCTTCTTAAAACCAATGAAGTTCTTTTCATTGATGAGATTCACGGCTTTATTAAAAAACAGGAAGAACTTTTGTATCCGGCTATGGAGAACTTCTTTGTGGACCTCGTGGTCGGCGAAGGAGTCACTGCAAATGCCCTCCAGATCCAACTCCAGCCCTTTACTCTTGTGGGTGCGACCACTCGCTCAGGACTTGTCAGTGAACCCTTAAAGTCACGGTTTGGAATCCATCTCAAATTGGATTTTTATACAGATGGGGAAATGCAAATCATTGTGGATCGATCGGCAAAATTACTCGGAGTTTCTCTTGGTGATGGTGTTGCTTTTGAGATAGGAAAACGGAGTCGTAAAACTCCAAGGATTGCCAACCATCTTTTAAAACGAGTTCGTGACTTTGCAGAAGTTCGTAATGAAACCTCTGTTAGTTTAGATACTTGCCGCTTTGCATTTGATCGTATGGGTGTGGATCATCTGGGCCTTGATGTTGTGGATCGTCAAATTTTGGACATTCTCATCAATCGTTATGGCGGTGGGCCTGTGGGAATCAAACCCATTGCTGTGGTACTTGGAGAAGAGGAAAGGACCATTGAGGACACTTATGAGCCCTTTCTTGTCCGAGTGGGACTCGTGGACCGCACTCCCCAGGGTCGAGTGGCAACGAAAAAAGCTTACGAACATTTGGGACTTGTGTATACTGGAAATACCGGGGAAAATCGTGAAAATGGTCCAACTCTCTTTTGA